A part of Brettanomyces bruxellensis chromosome 3, complete sequence genomic DNA contains:
- a CDS encoding uncharacterized protein (BUSCO:EOG092605ZA) produces the protein MSQDVASKSVSSGEMPYPKDVYPLNITARDYDNTFQAIKVQRETAPKVKAEFPDFHIWKHTSMDDKRMCKHLQKGYYQPSVVSNECHSGRQIVSQLLHSANGSDGLKNGTGTSKDKGNVTKRKLNLMGDVMMKALIERHKMNRIRGKSTYRPPPRVTLTEHKREMWMRKLADGSIPLKKLSKAVPHGLRNKMLLLQCLKHNIPISRAIWLIKCISSNEQRQLKRRVSNSGSVSLLVGQWTVEWTEQVCMFLEHIYKSCSDGQNKEKWKLSMDYGTKLVNELYFQNLLNREVFLSWVVQFLGKLVKVKDDFTSNLWLVSIHYHAIRLYLFRILKIDYLSKELVENMLLVVAKIYETGYEDENEYISHLSDRFKYLVRFLFYYNSGNFIIPSNWSYLKPYLRKVLTQDMGVVKEQFNLITYRNESLMMDEFDNGSPNSSSGISEIRCYNATSRLIYKLDNYCPCHFDDTATTKTDTFTPEKPVAADSSLHDINSLRNLSKFIFSESSLGWKQALDTALYWAITKDCDSSLSFQRICLVCSILQTKLFAVSTLKRWKFEHIRKDVIRELTGFVYKTADVFGLQADLASTADKKPQSQVMAYSMTSFLVLISRFFQLGLFSMTTYLRKLIASGIIYLSSSLHSCRAHLMILYSLSFLSDDNSNNLIIRLSERTNITIPSEMEAKSKNYAENWLKSFLEKVSKQGSCSGSFDSKSVVSYESYYSLVEYCGWQNDHDQFMSIGLKLQLGSHLLLELQNVFNDSSENINLNVTSFTILYNLFKCHFYRYPRFVYMLFKMLDKERVIIHDDETMAVLLKTTIYNQRLLDSYLLNESTTVWSYVLSCLNKWMNEDRKSFNLARSLQLSRIKLEGLEIKPLDEVFSCNVSQEELNELGISSVERLSKSAEFSHSFTQIITSYFNVMKEFNSHFKIPVLELLQSLRIWKQEDFDNLLVMYIKKTIQPTITLDHDTDLKLILKLVIDNLLTISQAIKLFSTPSDGASNEDFHSMLYDILFIQSDHLKEHEHLLLKIERARYREAFPDRYYQIMFQFIDYKSSASMEKGRTPNQDVDIGEVDGVVVPADVITSMHDLTSVSVNPQLENSGTHDEFSASGNLTGNTDIVNYVWSLCTTHFSTFIELLYSESGFSNSEAVWKLFYENILALKYSDEGTKASEFNLQQIMRRVNYYNLHICQWLFKCMVEGRLNHAKGNNSLNNEVMGILKQTLTAFVNLDKAPDDYLIGELFEYLNSNVKFMILSSAEDLYLGGRSFPQLLVGNGKDASKILARVISCCSRLEQYKVGEIQMSDELVFSLNASLEKMISYCHKLESKGDIYSSNLNSPIELISKIILVHKGYLVALMMRRSSNLQKDILLVNLLKLFRTKLVDKNLKLKNLLYDILISIKTLVSEYVTKQYMTQQAGQQQQSGQMGSPLARTVSTPGIFTSIGSPDYSPGTGGSTIDSELSPRRGAFDSKRYQGLPSTWNDMLTIEPQNFSLRLRLLASNFKLEDYLGTKDDEYYLMDKESGLITKCYFKNFDLIEDASPYDTMNNSSLGLQLFDCVIERRNPQ, from the coding sequence ATGTCACAAGACGTGGCATCAAAGTCTGTTTCATCAGGAGAGATGCCCTATCCAAAAGATGTGTACCCACTTAATATTACAGCCCGGGACTATGACAATACATTCCAAGCGATCAAAGTTCAGAGGGAAACAGCTCCGAAGGTAAAGGCCGAATTTCCAGATTTTCACATATGGAAACACACTTCCATGGATGACAAGCGGATGTGTaagcatcttcaaaaagGTTATTATCAGCCGTCTGTTGTTTCAAACGAATGTCATTCAGGACGACAGATAGTGAGCCAGCTTCTTCATAGTGCAAATGGTTCTGATGGTCTTAAAAATGGTACCGGGACTTCGAAAGACAAAGGTAATGTGACCAAAAGAAAGCTCAACTTGATGGGTGACGTAATGATGAAAGCATTGATCGAAAGACATAAAATGAACAGGATACGAGGAAAATCGACATACCGACCTCCGCCAAGAGTTACTTTAACAGAGCATAAAAGGGAAATGTGGATGCGGAAGTTGGCTGATGGCTCTATACCATTAAAGAAATTGTCAAAAGCTGTCCCCCATGGGCTTCGAAACAAAATGCTCTTGCTACAATGCTTGAAACATAACATCCCAATTTCCAGAGCTATCTGGCTCATCAAATGCATTTCCAGCAATGAACAACGACAACTCAAGAGAAGAGTTTCAAATTCTGGTTCTGTTTCCCTATTGGTTGGTCAATGGACTGTTGAATGGACCGAACAAGTTTGTATGTTCTTGGAGCATATATACAAGAGCTGCTCTGACGGCCAGAATAAGGAGAAGTGGAAGTTGTCCATGGATTATGGTACGAAGTTAGTTAATGAGTTgtactttcaaaatttgttGAACAGGGAAGTTTTCCTATCATGGGTTGTTCAATTTCTAGGCAAGCTGGTCAAGGTTAAAGATGATTTTACCTCAAATTTGTGGCTTGTTTCTATTCATTACCATGCCATACGCTTATATCTATTTCGAATTTTGAAGATAGATTACCTGTCGAAGGAATTGGTTGAAAACATGCTACTTGTTGTTGctaaaatatatgaaacCGGGTacgaggatgaaaatgaatacATATCACATCTTTCCGATAGGTTCAAGTACTTGGTTCGCTTCCTGTTCTATTACAACTCCGGAAACTTTATTATTCCTTCAAATTGGTCGTACTTAAAGCCATATTTGAGAAAAGTTCTCACGCAGGACATGGGTGTGGTGAAGGAGCAATTTAACCTCATTACATACAGAAACGAGTCTCTTATGATGGATGAGTTTGATAATGGATCTCCCAATAGTTCATCGGGGATCTCTGAAATTCGCTGCTACAATGCTACTTCGAGACTCATCTACAAACTGGATAACTACTGCCCTTGTCACTTTGATGATACTGCTACAACGAAAACAGATACTTTCACACCTGAAAAGCCTGTGGCAGCAGACTCATCCTTACACGATATTAACTCGCTTCGAAATCTTTCcaaattcatattttcagaATCTAGTCTTGGCTGGAAGCAGGCGTTAGATACCGCATTGTATTGGGCCATAACAAAAGATTGCGATTCATCGTTAAGCTTTCAGAGAATATGTTTGGTGTGCTCTATTTTACAAACTAAACTGTTTGCTGTGTCTACCTTGAAACGTTGGAAATTCGAACACATCAGAAAAGATGTCATTAGGGAACTTACTGGATTCGTGTATAAAACTGCTGATGTCTTTGGACTACAAGCAGATCTAGCATCTACAGCTGATAAAAAGCCACAGTCACAAGTCATGGCTTACAGCATGACTAGCTTCCTTGTGCTTATAAGCAGGTTTTTCCAACTGGGGCTGTTCTCAATGACTACATATTTGAGGAAGCTCATAGCATCTGGAATCATTTATCTGTCATCTTCGTTGCATTCATGCCGTGCCCATCTTATGattctttattctttatcttttctaaGCGATGATAATTCAAATAACTTGATTATACGTCTATcagaaagaacaaatatTACTATTCCAAGTGAAATGGAAGCTAAATCGAAGAATTATGCAGAAAATTGGCTAAAGAgttttcttgaaaaggTTTCCAAACAGGGTTCTTGCAGTGGTTCATTTGATTCGAAGTCTGTTGTGTCTTACGAAAGTTATTATTCGCTTGTTGAGTATTGCGGCTGGCAAAACGATCATGATCAATTTATGTCGATTGGTTTGAAACTCCAGCTTGGATCTCATTTGTTGTTGGAATTGCAAAATGTATTCAACGATTCATCGGAAAATATCAATTTAAACGTTACCAGTTTTACCATTTTGTACAATTTATTCAAGTGCCACTTCTATCGGTATCCGAGGTTTGTTTATATGCTGTTTAAAATGCTGGACAAAGAACGGGTAATAATtcatgatgatgaaacCATGGCTGTGCTGTTAAAGACTACTATATACAACCAAAGGCTTTTGGATAGTTATTTGCTTAACGAGTCGACTACTGTTTGGAGCTACGTTCTTTCCTGTCTCAATAAATGGATGAATGAAGACAGGAAATCTTTTAATCTTGCACGGTCGTTGCAATTATCACGGATTAAGCTGGAGGGTCTTGAGATTAAACCATTGGATGAGGTGTTTAGTTGCAATGTTAGCCAGGAAGAGCTCAATGAGTTGGGTATAAGCTCTGTGGAACGGCTATCAAAAAGTGCAGAGTTTTCGCATAGTTTTACCCAAATTATCACAAGCTATTTTAATGTGATGAAAGAATTTAATTCGCATTTTAAGATTCCTGTGTTGGagcttcttcaaagtttACGGATTTGGAAGCAGGAAGATTTTGATAACTTGCTGGTGATGTACATTAAAAAGACGATTCAGCCCACAATAACATTGGACCATGATACCGACTTGAAGCTCATATTAAAATTAGTCATTGATAATTTGTTAACAATATCACAGGCAATCAAGTTGTTTTCCACCCCTTCTGATGGTGCAAGCAACGAGGATTTTCATTCAATGTTGTATGACATTTTGTTCATACAAAGTGACCATCTTAAAGAGCATGAGCATCTACTTTTGAAGATTGAACGTGCTCGATATCGTGAGGCATTTCCGGACAGGTATTACCaaataatgtttcaatTCATTGACTACAAATCGTCTGCATCTATGGAGAAAGGTAGAACACCCAACCAAGATGTTGATATTGGTGAAGTTGACGGAGTTGTCGTTCCTGCTGATGTTATTACTTCAATGCACGACCTAACGAGTGTATCTGTCAATCCTCAACTTGAAAATAGTGGAACCCATGATGAGTTTTCGGCCAGTGGAAATTTGACTGGCAACACCGATATCGTTAATTATGTTTGGTCTTTGTGTACGACCCATTTCAGTACCTTCATTGAGTTACTTTATTCCGAGTCTGGGTTCTCAAACTCTGAAGCAGTGTGGAAACTTTTTTATGAAAACATCTTAGCATTAAAATATAGTGATGAAGGTACTAAAGCAAGCGAGTTCAATCTTCAGCAAATCATGAGGAGAGTGAACTACTACAATCTTCATATATGCCAATGGCTTTTCAAATGTATGGTGGAAGGAAGATTGAATCATGCAAAAGGTAATAATAGCTTAAACAACGAAGTGATGGGTATATTAAAGCAAACGCTAACTGCTTTCGTTAACTTAGATAAGGCACCAGACGACTATTTAATTGGAGAGTTGTTCGAATATTTGAACAGCAACGTTAAATTTATGATCTTATCTTCAGCAGAGGATTTATATTTGGGCGGTAGAAGCTTCCCACAACTCTTGGTGGGAAACGGTAAGGATGCCAGTAAAATTTTGGCAAGAGTCATTTCTTGTTGCTCAAGATTAGAGCAGTACAAGGTTGGAGAAATTCAGATGTCAGATGAGTTAGTGTTTTCATTGAATGcatctttggaaaaaatgatttcGTACTGTCACAAACTGGAATCCAAAGGTGACATATATTCCTCTAACCTTAATAGCCCGATCGAGcttatttcaaaaatcaTATTGGTTCATAAGGGCTATTTGGTTGCTCTAATGATGAGGCGGTCCTCGAACTTGCAGAAGGATATCTTGTTAGTGAACTTGCTCAAGCTTTTCAGAACAAAGCTTGTGGATAAGAATCTCAAGCTCAAGAACTTACTATATGATATCTTGATATCGATCAAGACATTGGTTTCTGAGTACGTTACAAAGCAGTATATGACGCAGCAGGCAggacaacaacaacagtcTGGACAAATGGGATCGCCTTTGGCACGTACTGTTTCAACACCTGGAATATTTACAAGTATTGGTTCACCTGATTATTCGCCGGGTACAGGAGGATCAACAATCGATTCTGAGCTGTCTCCAAGAAGAGGTGCATTTGACTCAAAAAGGTATCAAGGTCTACCTTCAACATGGAATGATATGTTGACTATCGAACCACAGAACTTCAGTCTCAGGCTCAGGTTGTTAGCCTCGAACTTTAAGCTGGAGGATTATCTCGGTacaaaagatgatgagtACTATTTGATGGACAAGGAATCCGGATTAATTACGAAGTGTTATTTCAAGAACTTTGACCTAATCGAGGATGCAAGTCCTTATGATACGATGAACAACAGTAGCTTAGGCTTGCAGTTGTTTGATTGTGTTATTGAGAGGAGAAATCCGCAGTAG
- a CDS encoding uncharacterized protein (BUSCO:EOG092643NE): MVVTKQKNNLAQSPAHNVEKEVGIDDIFEKLSKIGSEKNKNDNDDKETLEKLKEHVSKLPGFDKADLEDDVRKNKILKKKYQVTSINDPIESVLPKKGQSLLRDRTALKRKRTAEWFDLPKTELTEDMKRELSIIKYRQYLDPKRFYKKDKWEIPERFQMGTIVGGPTDYYNRLTKKQRGEGFIEEILNDPDAKAWFHKTYEGIQKEKVSGGKNYYKDFVAKRKGAK; the protein is encoded by the coding sequence ATGGTGGTtacaaagcaaaaaaacaatttgGCGCAAAGCCCAGCACACAATGTGGAAAAGGAAGTGGGCATAGATGAcatctttgaaaaactttcaaaaataggttctgaaaagaataagaatgATAACGATGACAAGGAGACATTAGAGAAACTAAAAGAGCATGTGAGCAAGCTTCCTGGGTTTGATAAAGCAGACCTAGAGGATGATGTCAGGAAAAACaagattttgaagaaaaagtacCAGGTCACGAGTATAAATGACCCTATCGAGAGCGTACTTCCCAAAAAAGGACAATCATTACTTCGGGATAGAACTGCTTTAAAGAGAAAACGTACGGCAGAGTGGTTTGATCTACCGAAGACCGAACTGACGGAAGATATGAAAAGAGAGTTATCCATTATCAAGTACAGACAGTATTTGGATCCAAAGAGATTCTATAAAAAAGACAAGTGGGAGATTCCAGAACGATTCCAGATGGGTACAATTGTTGGCGGTCCAACTGATTATTACAACAGATTAACTAAGAAACAGAGAGGAGAAGGATTTATCGAGGAAATACTCAATGATCCAGATGCCAAGGCTTGGTTCCACAAGACATATGAAGGTatccagaaagaaaaggttAGTGGTGGCAAGAATTACTACAAGGACTTTGTTGCCAAAAGGAAGGGTGCCAAATGA
- a CDS encoding uncharacterized protein (BUSCO:EOG092652NQ) — protein sequence MAEEPVKVLYCGVCTLPVEYCEFGKTLKQCKKWLKENHPKEYNNLYNSDAPTSSLSKEREEEISKSLAKMQLKEERKQERELRKLKQEKIIVKRIPRTKHKNVIAVCNLEQFDVDMKKLAKKFASKFATGASVSKNLETKDEIIIQGDVGEEVEEYLQDMLKKKGLDSVKIEFIEEKRYLRRK from the coding sequence ATGGCGGAAGAACCAGTGAAAGTGCTATATTGTGGAGTGTGTACACTGCCCGTTGAGTACTGCGAGTTTGGCAAAACTTTGAAGCAGTGCAAGAAATGGCTCAAGGAGAATCATCCAAAGGAATACAACAATCTTTACAACTCGGATGCCCCAACCTCTTCGCTATcaaaggaaagagaagaggaaatatCAAAGTCATTGGCTAAGATGCAATTAAAAGAGGAgagaaagcaagaaagGGAGCTGAGAAAATTAAAGCAGGAGAAGATCATAGTCAAGAGAATACCAAGAACAAAGCATAAAAACGTCATTGCTGTGTGTAACTTGGAGCAGTTTGATGTTGATATGAAGAAATTAGCAAAGAAGTTCGCCTCTAAATTTGCCACAGGAGCATCCGTTTCAAAGAATCTTGAGACAAAGGATGAGATTATCATCCAGGGTGATGTTGGTGAGGAGGTGGAGGAGTATCTACAAGATATGCTTAAAAAGAAGGGTCTGGATAGTGTTAAAATTGAATTTATCGAGGAGAAGAGGTATCTAAGGAGGAAGTGA